The Persephonella sp. KM09-Lau-8 nucleotide sequence GGTGCTGTTGGCTGTTCCTTATCTGATATTTATCTTACTGCAAATCCTGTTTAAAACACTCCAGTTTGGTATAGTTTTTATTGTGGTTTTCTGGCTAATAGTTGTTTTAATCCTGTGGATACTAAAGCTTTTAGAGGTTATGACAAAGAATGGATAGACCTGTGGGAATAGAAACAGACAAGGAAGTTGTGATTATCGGTGATATTCATGGTTGTCTGATTGAGTTTCAAGAAATGGTTTCCAAAATCCAGAGCAGATATGGTGAAGATACAATTATTGTGTCTTTAGGAGATACAATTGATAGGGGAGATTATAATGTTGAAACCCTTGAATACTGCTTTGAGCTCCAGAAAACAGGTAGATTTATAGAAATCCAGAGTAATCATAATCTAAAGCTATATAGATGGTTTAAAGGAAGAAAAGTCAATATCAGTTCAGGAATGAAAAAAACCATTGACCAGATTATACAGATGCCTGAAAAAAAGCAGGAAGAGTTAAAAGAGAAATATATCCGTTATTATGAAAGTCTTCCTCTATATCTAATTATAAATGGCAGTGTTGTTGTAGCCCATGCAGGAATAAAAGATGAGATGATTGGAAAAGTAAACAGAAAAATAAAGGATTTTGTTATTTTTGGAGAAACAACAGGCAGATACACAGAAAAAGGTTTTCCAGAAAGACTGGACTGGACAAAAAACAGAAAGGTTGATAAATACTCTCCAATCATTGTTTATGGTCATGTGGTTTTTGAAAAACCTTACATAAATAATAAAGCCTACGGGATTGATACTGGTTGTGTTCTTGGTAATATGCTAACTGCTTACAATCCGTTCAGGGATGAATTTTTATTTGTCCAGGCAAAAAAGCAGTATTTTTCCTTTGATTGATTATTTGCCCAGCAACTCCCTGAGTTTTTTCCCTATATCTTCCTCTCTCATCAATGATTCGCCGATTAAAAATGCATCAACACAGTATTTTTTTAGCTCAAGAATTTCCTTTCTACTTGATATACCACTTTCAGCAACAACAACATGAGCCCCCAGACTTTTGAGTTCAGGAGCAAGTTCCTTGGACAGATTAATATCCACTTTAAATGTCTCTAAATCCCTGTTGTTTATTCCAATTATAGTTGCCCCAGCATTGATAGATTTTGCCCCTTCTTCAAGGCTGTGAATTTCTACCAGAGGTTCCATTCCAAACTCTCTGCCGTATTTTATTAACTCTTCCATCTCTTTTTCTGACAAAACTCTCGCTATCAGAAGAAAAGAATCTGCACCATAGGCATAAGCTTCCAAAATCTGTCTTTTGTCTATTATAAAATCCTTTCTAAGCAGCGGTATTGTTGTAACTTTTCTGACCATTTTGAGATACTGAATATCACCCTGAAAATAGGTTTTATCAGTTAAAACGGATATGGCGGCAGCGCCGTTTTCCTCATAGATTTTTGCAATTTTTACCGGGTCAAAATCTTCTCTGATTATTCCCTTTGATGGAGATGCCTTTTTTATTTCCGCAATAATATTTATCTCATCTCTAATTAAAGCAGCTTTAAAATCCCTTACTCTATCCCTTTCTACAACTTTTTTTTCAAGAAATTCTATATAATCAGGTGTATAATCAAGTAGCTCTTCCTTTTTGGTCTGAATTATCTTATCTAATATGTTCAATTTTCTCTAAACTCCTTTTTTTAAATATTATAGCAGGGTTGATATCTATCATTGTTTAGATAATCTTTATATAATTACAATCCTTATCAATAAAGCAGGAGGTTATTAAATTGAATAAACCGGAAATACTTGCTCCAGTAGGACATTATGAAGGTCTTGCTGCAGTTATAAAAGCTGGAGCAGATGCAATATATATGGGTGTAGGAAAGATAAATCAAAGGGCTTTAAAGTCTAACTTTACTATTGAGGATGTAAAAGAAATCAGGAAAATAACTCAGGACGCAGGGGTAAGACAATACATTGTCTTAAACTCCATTGTGTTTGAGGATGACCTGCCATACATAAATGAAACCCTTGAACAGTTGAAAGAAATAGGCGTTGACGCTGTTATCGGATGGGATATGGCAGTTCTGTCAAAATCTATAGAGCTGGGAATTGAAACTCATCTTTCCACAATGGCGTCGGTATCAAACTCACAGGCGGCAAAATTTTATGAAAAAATGGGAGTAAAAAGGGTTGTTCCAGCAAGGGAAGTAAAACTTGAAGGACTTTTAGACATAAAAAATAAAACAAATCTTGAGGTGGAAATATTTATCCATGGTGCAATGTGTATGGCTGTCTCAGGTAGATGTTTCCTGTCCCATGATGTATTTGAAAAATCAGGAAACAGAGGAGAGTGCTATCAGGTTTGCAGACATGAATTTGATGTAAAAATAGTATCCAAAAACACAGGAACAGAGTTTTATCTGGGTTCTGATTATGTTTTATCTGCAAGAGATTTAGTAACAATAAACTTTGTTGACAAACTTATGTGGGCAGACAGCTGGAAGATAGAAGGAAGAAACAAAAATGCAGATTATGCCTATATGGTAACTTCTGCATATAGAGAGGCAAGGGACAGAATACTAAATGGAGAATGGCACACAAAAGGCTGGAAAGACCTATGGGACAAACTTGAAAGGGTTTATCATAGAGAATGGGATAGCGGTTTTTACTTTGGAGAAGGTCTGTTTGGTATGAACAAATCTATAGCCAAAGAAAAGAAATTATTTGCAGGAGAAGTTATAAAGTTTTATCCAAAAATTAGTGTAGCCGAAGTAAAAATAGTAGATAATCCAATAAAAGTAGGAGATACCATCCATATAATAGGCAAAAAAACTGGGGTTGTCAGACAACAAGTAAAATCAATGCAAATAGATGGAAAAAATATAACCGAGACAAAAAGAGGGGACCTTATAGGCCTGAAAACAGAGGATAGAGTTAGACCCGGAGATAAAGTTTATCTAATAAAAGAAGTGGATACAGCCGATAATAATTCGGAGGGAAATTTATTAACTTCTCGAGGATGAAACTGAATGGCTGAAAATAAAATAAACTGCAAATTCTACGAAAAACTTAAAAGTAGTAATAAGCTTGACCATGAAGATATAAAACTTTTGATGAATATTGTTAGAAAAGAACTTAGTTTTCTTATCAAACATAATATTCCACCTGTTCCTAAAAATTATGAGAAATGGTTTTATATCTTTTGTGCCCTTGCAGAAAGTCAGAAAGAGTTAGATGATTTAGAAATCATTGGTATTTATAAAGATACCTATGATGATGATTACAAAAAAATAGATACCTCATCTGAAGAAGGAATATCCGAAAATATAGCTAATAAGCTCAGAGATGTCGCAGAAAAATTTGATGAAACACTCAAAGAAGTCATAAACAATATTGACAATTATCAGGACAAACTGGATTCCCATGCTGATAAGTTAGAACAGACGAAGGAAAAAGCAACTCTTGAAAATATTAACGAAGCTGTAATGGAAATCCTTGATGAACTGAAGCAACTTCGTGCTGAAAATGCCAAACTAAAAAGCGAGCTTAAAGCATATCATTCAGAGGTTATATCCCTCAAAGAAGAACTTTCTGTGGCTAAAAAAGAAGCCACTATTGATTTTCTTACAGGTCTTGTTAATAGAAGGAGGTTTGAAAGAGCCCTTGAGGATGCAATAAGAGATAGAAAGAAAAGAGGCTATCCTTCTTCTCTGATATTTGTTGACATTGATAACTTCAAGCAGATAAATGATAAATACGGCCATATTAACGGAGATTTAGTCTTAAAAGAACTGGCAACAATTTTTAGGTTTTACCTCAGAGCAAATACCGTTATAGGTAGACTGGGAGGAGAAGAATTTGCGATCCTTCTTCCTGGAACAGAAGTTGAGGATGCTGTAAAAGTAGCCGAAAGGTTAAGAAAAATAATAGAAAACAGAGAAATAAAAATAAATCATGATGAATCGAAGAAAATTAAAATTACAGCAAGTTTTGGTGTTACAGATGTAAGACCAGACGATACAGTTGAGATTTTATTAAATAGAGCAGACGAAGCCATGTATGAGGCAAAAAAATCAGGTAAAAATCAAGTTAAAGTAAAATGAGAATTCTTCTCACCGGAAGCACAGGTTTTGTAGGAAGTTATATCCTTGATTCCCTTGAAGGAAGATATGAATTAATTCTTCCGGTTAGAAATAAAGAAAAATTAAAAAAAGAAATCCCTAATGCCACGATAACTTCATTTAAAGAACCTTTATCGGATATAGTTATCAAATATCAGCCTGATATAGTGATTAATACCCTTGGAATATTAATAGAAAATAAAAATATAACCTTTGAAAAAGTTCATGTTGAATACGTCAGACAGCTTGTTGAGGGCTCAGTAAAAAGTTCGGTGAAGAAATTTATTCATATCTCAGCCCTTGGTGCAGACAAAAATTCAAAAAGTAGGTATGCAAAAACAAAAGCGGAAGCAGAAGAAATCATAATTAGTTCAGGACTGAACTATCTTATCTTAAGACCTTCAATAATTCTTGGTAAAGGTCAAAAACTATTTGATGATTTAAGAAAGTTATCGTTGATTGCTCCATTTTTATTTGCACCTAAAGGAAAGGTTCAACCTGTGCATATAAATGATGTGGTTGATATTGTTTTAAAGGGAATAGAGAACGGACTAAATAATGAAATTATTGAGCTTTGTGGAAATAGAATTGTATCTTATAAGGAGCTTTTTCAGTTTGCTTTAGGATATATAGGAAGAAAAAGACCTGTTTTTGAAATGCCTCTTTCTGTATTACAAATTATGGTTCCTTTTATGCAGATATTACCGGAGCCGCCTGTCACACAGGATCAGATTTATTTGCTTGAGAAGGATAATGTTTGCACAGGCAAACTAAAAACCCAGAAAGACATTCTGGGCTCTGTCCGAAACCCGTTTAAGTTTTAAATAAAACATCTATGAATTTTTTAAAAATCTGACATCTAATCTGTACCGGATAGGAATATGATATAAATCATAAAATCCTCTCTAAGGGGCTTAAAATCTGGATTTTGTAATTGAGACAATATTGAGATTTTAAATTTGACAAAATTTAGAAAAATTAGTATTCTAATAACAGGTCTGTACAGAGCAAAGGTTTCTTGGAAGCTGAATATGTTGATTTTCAAGGATTACAGAGGGGGCTCTTGAAACTGACCCGCCTAATAAGGGTATTGCGACAACCTGTCCCCTTCTACCTGTATCCACCAGAATTCTTGAAACTGACCCGCCTAATAAGGGTATTGCGACTCTTTTATCGTTTCATGTATTTTCAAATATCCTTCTCTTGAAACTAACCCGCCTAATAAGGGTATTGCGACATGGCATTGACAAACTCAGCAAAATTCATTTCCGTTATACTTGAAACTGACCCGCTTGATGAGGGTATTGCGACTTAATCATATACCCAAAATATTTTCCAAACCTATCTTCCCTTGAAACTGACCCGCTTAATGAGGGTATTGTGATAGTTGGTTATAAAAACTTTTTGACTAATTAATCGGGAATAGTCTTGAAAGTTAGAAACCAATTTGATTATTGAAAATTCCTCAAAATGCTTTTATTTTGCACGAAATCTGATAATATTCATCTTCCTGCCTTGAAGTAAAAAAATGCACTTCTCCTGAAGCACCAAATAAACATCCCAATACAAAAAACTGATATCACAAAGAAAAAACTTTATATAGCAGCTCCTTTTAATACATCCTTACAACTACAGTTTAGCTCTTCTGGAAGATTTTCTATAAACCTCAGAACAAGCTGTTTAATCTCTTCATTCTTTTGGTGCATCATCTGGATAACTTCATCTGAAGTCAATCTTTCCTCTGATATCCCTGCCGCAAGATTAGTAACCACGTTTACAGAAGCAAAATGCATAGCAAGTTCACGGGCTAAAACTATCTCTGGGACAAGAGTCATTCCCACAACATCTGCACCTAAAAGCCCAAGAGCTTTTATTTCAGCAGCCGTTTCAAGTCTGGGACCCTCTGTTGCTGCATAGGTTCCTTTAGTATGGAAACGAATTCCCATATCTTTTAGAATATTTTTTAAAACATTTCTCATATCAGGACAGAAAGGATTTGTAACATCTATATGGACAACCCTATCATTTGATAAATACTCGTTTACAAGGTCGTCTTGATTATCTTCCTCATCCTTTATTGTATAAATTCCCTCATAAAAAGTAACCGGTCTTACCTTTGTAAAATCTAAAAACTGGTCAGATAAAACAATATCCCCCGGTTTTAAAATTGAATTTATTCCGCCAACAGCACTAATTGATAAAATCCTATCAACGCCAAGCTTCCTAAATCCCCATATATTTGCCCTGTAATTTATAAGATGAGGCGGGTATTTATGGCCTCTTCCGTGTCTTGGAAGAAATACAACTTTTTTGTTTTTGTATTCTGCGATTATGTAGTTATCAGAAGGTTCTCCGTAAGGGGTTAAAATTCTTTTTTCTTCTAAGATTTTTATATCATCAATATTGTATAAACCACTACCACCTAATATTCCGAGCATGGCTATCTCCTTATTTGTTTTAACTGAGATACAATTATATCCGAAAATTTATATATAATATTGCTATAACTTTACATTTTTATGAAAAGACAATAAACTAAAAATAAAAAGGGAAGGGGATATTTTGCAAACTACAAAGAGAATTGCTCTTGTTATACTTGTGATTGTTGTAGCAATTATAGATATATTTTTGGCTAAAAATTTATTATTCAGAGAAAAAAGTCCTAAAAAAGAAATAATAATTATAGAAGAAGAAAATAATAATAATAGGCCTGTTGAAGAAAGTTCTGAAAAATCTATGAACGGCAAAACTACGCCAGTTCAAAACACAGAAAATATTCAAAACACTAATGTAGAGAACAAAGCACAGCAAAATATAAAGCAAAACCAGGAGACTGGAATCAAAAAAGAAACTCAAATTCAATCTGTTCCAAAAAATGAAAATAAAGAAAAATCAATAAAAGAAACAGAAAAACCAGAAGATAAATCTAAACCTACAGAAAAAGAATCTAAAACCGAATCAAAAAAACAGGTTACTAAACCTAAAAAAGAGCCTAAGAAAGAACAGAATTTAAACAAAAAAACACAAAAGAAAGTAACAGAAAAGGAAATTGAAGAACTGGTAAACAAGATAGTAGAAGAAGCAAAGATGGAATATGAGCTGTCAAAACAAAAGAAAGAAAAAAAGGGTTTTTTAGACAAGATTGAGAACTTATTCAATAAATAAGCACAGATGTATCCTTGATTTAAGTCATTGATAAAAATCTTAAATTGCCTTTTTATTGATAATAATTGTTATTTAAACTTTGGAGGAAATTATGCTTATACAGATAGAACAATTACCAAGAGTTGCCCTTGAAAGAATGAATAAAGTTCATGAAAAAGAGATAGAAATTATGAATGAACTTTATCAACTTTTGCAGGATTATAAGAAAGAAAATGCATCTATTGAAGATATAGATAAAGCCTTTAACGAGTTTTTGGAAGATGTTAAACACCATTTTTCGTCTGAGCAAGAGATGATGGAGCAGTATAACTTCTTTGCTTACCCGATGCACAGAGGCGAGCATGATATGGTTTTAGGACAGCTTCAAAACTTGCAGAAAAACTGGGAGAAAAACAAAAATCCAGAAATCATAAAAAGCTACCTTGAAAATCAGTTTCTCCCGTGGCTTATAAACCATATTCAGACTATGGATACTGTTACAGCACACTTTTTATCCCATTTTATAAGGGAATAAAATATCGTAAGTTCTAAAGTTTTAGTTATGTGATTTGAAATTTAGTTGGTGGATATTTTTCGGAGATGTTTTGTCTACTCGAAATTTTTCGGGTTCTCCTAAAATTCCACCCCTTCTTCTTTTAAAAGATTTTCAATATTGAGCTTTAAATTGTCTATAACATCTATAGTATCGTTCCAGTCTGTTATAATCCATCTTTTACCTTTCTCTGCAACCCAGACTTTTTTATCCTGTGTAAAAATCCATATTACTTTTTCAACTCCACTATCAAGTAAATCCTGAGTTTTTCTATGGAAGTAATCCTGTGGATTTTCAAATTTTCTGAGGTCTGCTTTAGTATCGATTTCTATTACAACTTTTGGGGGAATTGTTAGATATTTATCTGATATTTTTTTGAGCTTGTCTTTTTCAATTATTGCTATATCAAGGTTATACCAGCTACGTGGAGCAAATTTGTAGCCGATTTCGTTTGGCGCTATAAAATATTTTTTGTCGTTAATTTGTTTATATAACCACTTTAAGATAATAGAAACAAAAATTGATTGTAATTCACTACTCCCCATAATTTCCTCCGTTGTTTTCTCCCCTGATATCACTTTGTCATAATCCCTGTAATAAATAGGTGAGCCTTTTCTCATCTCGTATATGAGATATTTAGGAACTCTCTTTCTTGTTTTTGTTTTTTTACTTATTACAGCTTCCATAAAATTCACCTCTATAAAAGGTTCTATATTTAATTCTAATCTTTTGCTCAGATAATACAATACAAGGATAACTTATTTTGATAAATAATCTTTAATATTCTGGGCAACTTTTCTTGGAATGCCTAACTTTTCCAGTTCTTCAACTTTTGCCATGGCAATTCTGTCTATGGTTTTATAGGTTCTATACAGAATTTCTTTTCTTTTTTTGCCTATTCCTTTGATATTGTCTAAAACTTCCTTTAAACCTTCTTTCTCCCGTAGTTTTCTGTTATAAGAAATTGCAAATCTATGGGCTTCATCTCTGATAGTGGTAAACAATTTGAGTAGCTCTTTATGGTCAAACAGATGAACCTCTTTGCCGTCATCTGTATAGATAATCTCTTCTTTTTTAGCTATTGAAAACACACGGAGATTTTCCAGTCCCAGAGCGTCTTTTACAATTAATCCCTGTTTAAGCTGTCCTTTTCCTCCGTCAATAAGCACAAGGGGGAGTTGTTCAAATTCTTTGTATCTTCTAAATCTTCTGTATAAAACTTCCCTTAAAGATGCATAATCATCAACACCTTTGACAGTTTTTACTTTAAATCTTCTATATTCCTTTTTGTTCATCTCCCCATTTTCCCAGACAACACAGGAGCCGACTGTAAACTCCCCTTGCAGAGTTGAAATATCAAATCCTTCAATCCTTTCAGGCAGCTGGAAGCCAAAAACTTCAGCAAATTTTTTCTTAATGTCTGTTAAATCAATAAATGAGAAATTTCTTTCTATGAAGTTTATTATCTGCTCAGGAATTTGGTATTCAATCTGGACTTGCTTGCCTTTTTTGTTAGATAGCCACTTTTGAATGTTCTCTTTTTCTGATAGTGGTTGGTTTGAAATTATTATCTCAGGAATAAAATTTCCCCGTGAGTAATAGCCTGTTATGACTGCATCATAAAAGCTGTCTTCTAAGCCTTGCCGTGTGATATCAATAAAATTTTTTCCTACTATTCTGTGCCCTCTGATTATTACCAGCAAAACCTTATTTCCAGCAAAATAAAAAAGGTCTGCCTCTTCAAATGGTAGTCCTAAAACTTCCTGTGTTTGCACCAGATTTTCCATTGCTGTTATCTGGTCTCTGACTATCGCAGCTTTTTCAAACATCATTTTTGATGTGTATTCCTCAATCCTGTCATAAAGCTGGTAGATAACTTTTTTCACATTTCCGGATAAAAATGCTTTTGCAGCTTTTACATCAAAGTTGTAATCCTTTTTTGAGATTTTATTTACACAGGGAGCAGAACAAAGCCCAAGATGATAATCAAAACAAACAATATTCCTTTTTGGTAAAGGGTCACAGGTTCTAAGTTTAAATAGTTTATGAATTAAATCCTTCATAGCCCGTGCAGTTCTGGCAGGTAAAAAGGGCCCAAAATATTCACCTTTTATCTCTCCGTATTTTCTACTGATTAACACCGTTGGATATTCGTCATCAGTAATAACCAGCATAGGATAACCGGAGCCGGATTTCAGACGGATATTGTATTTAGGTTTATACTGCTTTATAAGTTCATTCTCAAGAACAAAAGCCTCATAATCAGATTTTGTGATAATCCATTCTATTCTTGAGCTTTCTTCAAAAATTCTTCTTTCTTTCGGGTCTAATTTTAAATTCTGCCAGTGTCCTTTTAGACGGGATTTTAAATTTTTTGCTTTACCTATATAAATATGCTTACCGGAGTTATCTTTAAATAGATAAACCCCGGTTCTTCAGGGGCTTTGTCTATATATTTTTTTAGTATTTGAAAGTTATTAGAGGGCACAGCATCCTTCATCTTCTGCAAAGGATATCAGGTTCATTATTTCT carries:
- a CDS encoding metallophosphoesterase — encoded protein: MDRPVGIETDKEVVIIGDIHGCLIEFQEMVSKIQSRYGEDTIIVSLGDTIDRGDYNVETLEYCFELQKTGRFIEIQSNHNLKLYRWFKGRKVNISSGMKKTIDQIIQMPEKKQEELKEKYIRYYESLPLYLIINGSVVVAHAGIKDEMIGKVNRKIKDFVIFGETTGRYTEKGFPERLDWTKNRKVDKYSPIIVYGHVVFEKPYINNKAYGIDTGCVLGNMLTAYNPFRDEFLFVQAKKQYFSFD
- the trpC gene encoding indole-3-glycerol phosphate synthase TrpC produces the protein MNILDKIIQTKKEELLDYTPDYIEFLEKKVVERDRVRDFKAALIRDEINIIAEIKKASPSKGIIREDFDPVKIAKIYEENGAAAISVLTDKTYFQGDIQYLKMVRKVTTIPLLRKDFIIDKRQILEAYAYGADSFLLIARVLSEKEMEELIKYGREFGMEPLVEIHSLEEGAKSINAGATIIGINNRDLETFKVDINLSKELAPELKSLGAHVVVAESGISSRKEILELKKYCVDAFLIGESLMREEDIGKKLRELLGK
- a CDS encoding peptidase U32 family protein, which gives rise to MNKPEILAPVGHYEGLAAVIKAGADAIYMGVGKINQRALKSNFTIEDVKEIRKITQDAGVRQYIVLNSIVFEDDLPYINETLEQLKEIGVDAVIGWDMAVLSKSIELGIETHLSTMASVSNSQAAKFYEKMGVKRVVPAREVKLEGLLDIKNKTNLEVEIFIHGAMCMAVSGRCFLSHDVFEKSGNRGECYQVCRHEFDVKIVSKNTGTEFYLGSDYVLSARDLVTINFVDKLMWADSWKIEGRNKNADYAYMVTSAYREARDRILNGEWHTKGWKDLWDKLERVYHREWDSGFYFGEGLFGMNKSIAKEKKLFAGEVIKFYPKISVAEVKIVDNPIKVGDTIHIIGKKTGVVRQQVKSMQIDGKNITETKRGDLIGLKTEDRVRPGDKVYLIKEVDTADNNSEGNLLTSRG
- a CDS encoding diguanylate cyclase, whose translation is MAENKINCKFYEKLKSSNKLDHEDIKLLMNIVRKELSFLIKHNIPPVPKNYEKWFYIFCALAESQKELDDLEIIGIYKDTYDDDYKKIDTSSEEGISENIANKLRDVAEKFDETLKEVINNIDNYQDKLDSHADKLEQTKEKATLENINEAVMEILDELKQLRAENAKLKSELKAYHSEVISLKEELSVAKKEATIDFLTGLVNRRRFERALEDAIRDRKKRGYPSSLIFVDIDNFKQINDKYGHINGDLVLKELATIFRFYLRANTVIGRLGGEEFAILLPGTEVEDAVKVAERLRKIIENREIKINHDESKKIKITASFGVTDVRPDDTVEILLNRADEAMYEAKKSGKNQVKVK
- a CDS encoding NAD(P)H-binding protein; the encoded protein is MRILLTGSTGFVGSYILDSLEGRYELILPVRNKEKLKKEIPNATITSFKEPLSDIVIKYQPDIVINTLGILIENKNITFEKVHVEYVRQLVEGSVKSSVKKFIHISALGADKNSKSRYAKTKAEAEEIIISSGLNYLILRPSIILGKGQKLFDDLRKLSLIAPFLFAPKGKVQPVHINDVVDIVLKGIENGLNNEIIELCGNRIVSYKELFQFALGYIGRKRPVFEMPLSVLQIMVPFMQILPEPPVTQDQIYLLEKDNVCTGKLKTQKDILGSVRNPFKF
- a CDS encoding S-methyl-5'-thioinosine phosphorylase, translated to MLGILGGSGLYNIDDIKILEEKRILTPYGEPSDNYIIAEYKNKKVVFLPRHGRGHKYPPHLINYRANIWGFRKLGVDRILSISAVGGINSILKPGDIVLSDQFLDFTKVRPVTFYEGIYTIKDEEDNQDDLVNEYLSNDRVVHIDVTNPFCPDMRNVLKNILKDMGIRFHTKGTYAATEGPRLETAAEIKALGLLGADVVGMTLVPEIVLARELAMHFASVNVVTNLAAGISEERLTSDEVIQMMHQKNEEIKQLVLRFIENLPEELNCSCKDVLKGAAI
- a CDS encoding hemerythrin family protein yields the protein MLIQIEQLPRVALERMNKVHEKEIEIMNELYQLLQDYKKENASIEDIDKAFNEFLEDVKHHFSSEQEMMEQYNFFAYPMHRGEHDMVLGQLQNLQKNWEKNKNPEIIKSYLENQFLPWLINHIQTMDTVTAHFLSHFIRE
- a CDS encoding Uma2 family endonuclease; this translates as MEAVISKKTKTRKRVPKYLIYEMRKGSPIYYRDYDKVISGEKTTEEIMGSSELQSIFVSIILKWLYKQINDKKYFIAPNEIGYKFAPRSWYNLDIAIIEKDKLKKISDKYLTIPPKVVIEIDTKADLRKFENPQDYFHRKTQDLLDSGVEKVIWIFTQDKKVWVAEKGKRWIITDWNDTIDVIDNLKLNIENLLKEEGVEF
- the uvrC gene encoding excinuclease ABC subunit UvrC; its protein translation is MYIGKAKNLKSRLKGHWQNLKLDPKERRIFEESSRIEWIITKSDYEAFVLENELIKQYKPKYNIRLKSGSGYPMLVITDDEYPTVLISRKYGEIKGEYFGPFLPARTARAMKDLIHKLFKLRTCDPLPKRNIVCFDYHLGLCSAPCVNKISKKDYNFDVKAAKAFLSGNVKKVIYQLYDRIEEYTSKMMFEKAAIVRDQITAMENLVQTQEVLGLPFEEADLFYFAGNKVLLVIIRGHRIVGKNFIDITRQGLEDSFYDAVITGYYSRGNFIPEIIISNQPLSEKENIQKWLSNKKGKQVQIEYQIPEQIINFIERNFSFIDLTDIKKKFAEVFGFQLPERIEGFDISTLQGEFTVGSCVVWENGEMNKKEYRRFKVKTVKGVDDYASLREVLYRRFRRYKEFEQLPLVLIDGGKGQLKQGLIVKDALGLENLRVFSIAKKEEIIYTDDGKEVHLFDHKELLKLFTTIRDEAHRFAISYNRKLREKEGLKEVLDNIKGIGKKRKEILYRTYKTIDRIAMAKVEELEKLGIPRKVAQNIKDYLSK